One Heliomicrobium gestii genomic region harbors:
- a CDS encoding sulfotransferase domain-containing protein has product MNRIIVAEYPKSGGTWFVSLLGDALSLDKRDIYVQDGYDAFAVNKHPWYVGAASLNISENCVIKSHEKPGSSLHPQGSKVIHLVRDGRDVVVSKYFFERDFCVKNGIYTKFDVPFEDYVVNVASEWKKYVLEWLETDARLVRYEELLANPAETLSNTLDKLNMVVEKEIIERAIRANSKERLRSALDKTFAYNTFVRKGISGDWINHFSVSNRRAFHEVAGDVLIRLGYETNANSK; this is encoded by the coding sequence ATGAATCGAATTATCGTAGCTGAATACCCTAAGTCAGGTGGGACATGGTTTGTTAGTTTGTTGGGTGATGCATTGTCACTCGATAAAAGAGATATCTACGTCCAGGACGGGTATGACGCTTTTGCAGTGAACAAACATCCTTGGTACGTTGGTGCGGCTTCCTTAAATATCTCGGAGAACTGTGTGATCAAAAGCCATGAAAAACCGGGCTCGTCCCTGCATCCGCAGGGAAGCAAGGTAATCCACTTGGTTCGCGATGGTCGGGACGTCGTGGTATCTAAGTACTTTTTTGAACGCGATTTTTGTGTAAAAAATGGGATATATACAAAGTTTGATGTGCCTTTTGAAGACTATGTGGTCAATGTAGCCTCAGAATGGAAAAAATATGTTCTAGAATGGTTGGAGACTGATGCCCGTTTGGTTCGCTATGAGGAACTATTAGCGAACCCCGCTGAAACCCTGTCCAACACTTTAGACAAGTTGAATATGGTCGTTGAGAAGGAAATTATCGAGCGGGCTATTCGAGCGAACAGCAAGGAGCGGCTGCGTAGTGCCTTGGATAAAACCTTTGCGTACAATACCTTTGTCAGGAAGGGCATATCCGGCGATTGGATAAACCATTTTTCGGTAAGCAACCGTAGAGCTTTTCATGAGGTTGCTGGTGATGTGCTCATCCGACTAGGGTATGAGACAAACGCCAACAGTAAGTGA
- a CDS encoding class I SAM-dependent methyltransferase translates to MLQSVFEQEKKYYKPVILNPNTLAEIAMAPETWQEILLFHHELVNDDYTGYLDAYYRECVRRFGRHWRYMDIVNVLYAAVKTLKPRNYLEIGVRRGRTVCTAARACPDMEIVAFDMWIQDYAGMENPGPDFVRHELTKHRFQGEVTFIDGDSSVTVPEFFKNHPEKTYDIITVDGDHSEEGALRDLDNVIPYLSEGGILIFDDIAHPGHPYLNRVWVDLLLRYPFLSGFEFREIGYGVGFAIRNSI, encoded by the coding sequence ATGCTCCAAAGTGTCTTTGAACAAGAAAAGAAGTATTATAAACCGGTTATTTTAAATCCAAACACGTTGGCAGAGATTGCTATGGCGCCGGAAACATGGCAAGAGATCCTTCTGTTTCATCATGAATTAGTCAATGATGACTATACTGGCTATCTCGATGCCTACTACCGGGAATGTGTTCGCCGTTTTGGCCGGCATTGGAGATATATGGACATCGTAAATGTACTCTATGCCGCAGTTAAAACACTGAAGCCGCGCAACTACTTAGAGATAGGAGTTCGACGAGGTCGTACCGTCTGTACCGCTGCCCGTGCATGTCCAGATATGGAGATCGTCGCCTTTGACATGTGGATACAGGACTATGCCGGAATGGAGAACCCAGGTCCAGATTTTGTTCGGCATGAGTTGACGAAACACCGTTTTCAGGGAGAAGTCACCTTTATTGATGGAGACAGTAGCGTGACCGTTCCTGAATTTTTCAAAAATCATCCAGAAAAGACGTATGACATTATTACGGTTGATGGAGATCATTCCGAAGAGGGCGCTTTGCGTGACTTAGATAATGTTATCCCCTATTTGTCCGAGGGAGGCATATTGATCTTTGATGACATTGCCCACCCCGGACACCCCTATTTAAATAGGGTCTGGGTCGATCTGTTACTCAGGTATCCTTTTTTATCGGGCTTTGAATTCCGGGAAATTGGATACGGAGTCGGCTTTGCAATCCGGAACTCAATATGA
- a CDS encoding NAD-dependent epimerase/dehydratase family protein has product MNGRDRILVTGANGFLGSFFCNYFSEQGHAVLALSRKFSDTSPCVWERCEMTLPDSRFVERVCSFRPTVLIHCAGTSSVAVSYEAPYEDFLNSPSTCAFVLETLRTAADHCFFVLVSSASVYGNPPQLPVAELAPVAPLSPYGYHKWMSEKVVEEYSRCYGIRGLTLRVFSAYGEGLRKQVVFDLCRKLLTPGVDVVEVFGTGEESRDFIHVADIALAIDTLLTHGETGVFNIASGSEVPIRTLVTLIKRCLQVEKPVCFTGSVRVGDPMRWQADISKISRLGFQPTIMLEQGIKRYCDWFVNNYWRPSR; this is encoded by the coding sequence ATGAACGGTCGAGACCGCATCTTGGTAACCGGCGCAAATGGCTTTCTTGGCTCTTTTTTTTGTAATTACTTTTCGGAACAGGGCCATGCTGTTCTTGCCTTAAGCCGAAAGTTCAGTGATACAAGTCCTTGCGTGTGGGAACGGTGTGAGATGACCTTACCTGACAGCAGGTTTGTCGAAAGAGTATGTAGCTTTCGCCCAACTGTGCTGATTCATTGTGCAGGGACTTCCTCAGTGGCGGTTTCCTACGAGGCCCCCTATGAGGATTTTTTGAACTCCCCGAGTACATGCGCCTTCGTGCTGGAAACATTACGCACCGCAGCCGATCATTGCTTTTTTGTTCTGGTTTCAAGCGCCTCCGTGTATGGCAACCCACCCCAGTTGCCGGTGGCGGAGTTGGCGCCAGTGGCGCCCCTTTCTCCTTATGGTTACCATAAGTGGATGTCGGAAAAAGTTGTCGAAGAATACTCTCGTTGTTATGGTATCCGAGGTCTTACTCTACGGGTTTTTTCAGCGTATGGGGAAGGCCTGCGCAAACAGGTAGTCTTCGATCTCTGCCGGAAGCTACTAACCCCGGGCGTGGATGTTGTTGAGGTCTTTGGAACGGGAGAGGAGAGCCGGGATTTTATCCACGTGGCAGACATCGCCTTAGCGATCGACACATTGCTTACTCATGGTGAGACAGGTGTATTTAACATCGCCAGCGGAAGCGAGGTTCCCATCCGAACATTGGTTACATTGATCAAAAGGTGTTTACAGGTTGAAAAGCCCGTTTGCTTCACAGGTTCTGTCCGGGTAGGTGATCCGATGCGTTGGCAGGCGGACATATCGAAGATAAGTCGACTGGGCTTTCAGCCGACTATTATGTTAGAACAAGGCATCAAGCGGTACTGCGACTGGTTTGTAAACAACTACTGGAGACCTAGTCGCTAG